One genomic segment of Polynucleobacter sp. MWH-UH2A includes these proteins:
- the iscU gene encoding Fe-S cluster assembly scaffold IscU, protein MAYSDKVIDHYENPRNVGSFEKGDNSVGTGMVGAPACGDVMKLQIRVNDQGVIEDAKFKTYGCGSAIASSSLVTEWVKGKTLDQALEIKNSLIAEELALPPVKIHCSILAEDAIKAAVADYKEKHPAK, encoded by the coding sequence ATGGCATACAGCGATAAAGTCATTGACCACTATGAAAACCCCCGCAATGTTGGTTCTTTTGAGAAGGGCGATAACAGTGTGGGCACTGGTATGGTCGGCGCCCCAGCATGTGGCGACGTGATGAAATTACAAATCCGTGTAAATGATCAAGGTGTTATTGAGGATGCAAAGTTCAAGACCTACGGATGTGGCTCTGCAATCGCCTCTTCTTCTTTGGTTACAGAGTGGGTTAAAGGAAAGACCCTAGATCAAGCGCTGGAAATTAAAAACTCTTTAATTGCAGAGGAATTGGCGTTACCGCCCGTGAAGATTCACTGCTCTATCTTGGCGGAAGATGCTATTAAAGCGGCAGTGGCTGATTACAAAGAAAAGCATCCTGCTAAATAA
- the hscB gene encoding Fe-S protein assembly co-chaperone HscB: MANLSASDDYFRFFGLNQQFNIDLPALDQAYLAIQKEVHPDRHARGTESEQRLAMQMATFANTAYQTLKNPIQRGLYLCQLHGVDAKLETNTAMPAAFLMKQMEWRETLDEQAEDLPELEALMVEVEQTKSDILVEIAQAIDSAKNYQRAAELLRGLLFVDKFAIELDDAIAALI, translated from the coding sequence GTGGCGAATCTTTCCGCGTCTGACGATTACTTTCGATTCTTTGGTCTAAATCAGCAATTCAACATCGACTTGCCTGCCCTTGATCAGGCGTACTTGGCGATTCAGAAAGAAGTTCATCCTGACCGCCATGCCCGTGGCACTGAGTCTGAGCAACGCCTAGCTATGCAAATGGCAACTTTTGCCAATACGGCGTATCAAACCCTCAAGAATCCAATTCAGCGAGGACTCTATTTATGTCAGTTGCATGGTGTAGATGCCAAGTTAGAAACTAATACTGCCATGCCAGCCGCTTTTCTGATGAAGCAAATGGAATGGCGCGAGACTCTCGATGAGCAAGCAGAAGATTTGCCTGAGCTTGAGGCATTGATGGTCGAGGTTGAGCAAACTAAGTCCGATATCTTGGTGGAAATTGCACAAGCGATTGATAGCGCAAAAAACTATCAACGTGCCGCCGAGCTGCTTCGAGGTTTATTGTTCGTTGATAAATTCGCAATCGAGTTAGATGATGCAATCGCGGCGCTCATCTAG
- the iscA gene encoding iron-sulfur cluster assembly protein IscA: MAITLTEKAAKHVNRNLEKRGKGCGLRLGVRTTGCSGLAYQLEYVDEPAAEDQVFESNGVKVFVDPKSLAYLDGTELDFVREGLNEGFKFQNPNVKDECGCGESFRV, translated from the coding sequence ATGGCAATTACCTTAACTGAAAAAGCAGCAAAGCACGTAAACCGAAACCTTGAAAAGCGCGGCAAAGGATGTGGCTTACGCTTGGGTGTTCGCACTACGGGTTGCTCCGGTCTGGCTTATCAGTTGGAATATGTAGATGAGCCAGCTGCGGAAGATCAAGTATTTGAATCGAATGGTGTGAAGGTATTCGTAGATCCAAAAAGTTTGGCTTATTTAGACGGGACTGAATTGGATTTTGTGCGTGAGGGATTGAACGAGGGATTTAAGTTTCAAAATCCGAACGTAAAAGATGAGTGTGGTTGTGGCGAATCTTTCCGCGTCTGA